From one Colletotrichum destructivum chromosome 3, complete sequence genomic stretch:
- a CDS encoding Putative S-adenosyl-L-methionine-dependent methyltransferase superfamily — protein MAEVRAATQSPSRSPPPPQSPEAGARESGARESVAREAGPSEAVTQEAGPQEAGSPETGPQETASPAVNHTPQPNIEAQDDEDDGDEGDGYETASNTSTNDTSSLASSIRDYNFENKRRYHKFKEGRYAFPNDDAEQEREDMKHAMVVTLCGGTLHSAPLENPHKILDIGTGTGIWAIDMGDEYPEAEVTGIDLSPIQPAYVPVNVSFVVDDAEAEWLYSDDSIDYIHIRNMGAAIKDWDKLLAQAYRCLKPGGWIELQEMKWNFNCDDETMPPTYAVTKMMKHIWEGLNKFGIEADVADTNPQRLKDAGFVNQVHDVQKVPVGEWPKREDLRMIGAYCKAVIYDGLHGITVGPLTRGLGWSSEEVEVFLIDVRKDLLNTSIHSYVFYHSLAGQKPLKD, from the exons ATGGCAGAAGTGCGGGCCGCCACCCAATCTCCTTCAaggtcccctccccctccccagtcCCCGGAAGCCGGAGCCAGAGAATCTGGAGCAAGAGAATCGGTAGCCCGGGAAGCCGGACCCTCAGAGGCCGTAACTCAAGAAGCCGGACCCCAAGAAGCTGGGAGCCCTGAGACTGGACCTCAAGAAACTGCATCGCCTGCCGTCAACCATACTCCCCAGCCGAACATCGAGGCTcaagatgatgaagacgatggagacgaaGGGGACGGCTATGAAACTGCTTCCAACACAAGTACTAACGACACCTCCTCGCTAGCCTCGAGCATTCGAGACTACAATTTCGAAAACAAGCGGCGTTACCACAAGTTCAAAGAAGGACGCTACGCGTTCCCcaacgacgatgccgagcaAGAACGGGAGGACATGAAGCATGCCATGGTCGTCACTCTGTGTGGCGGGACACTACACAGCGCCCCATTGGAAAACCCTCACAAGATTCTGGATATTGGCACCGGAACCGGTATATGGGCCATTGACA TGGGCGACGAATACCCAGAAGCCGAAGTCACCGGCATCGACCTCAGCCCGATTCAACCTGCCTATGTCCCGGTAAACGTCTCTTTCGTAGTCGATGACGCCGAAGCGGAGTGGCTGTATTCGGACGATTCGATCGATTACATCCACATACGCAACATGGGCGCCGCAATCAAAGACTGGGACAAGCTCCTCGCTCAGGCATACAG GTGTCTTAAGCCAGGCGGCTGGATTGAACTCCAAGAGATGAAGTGGAATTTTAACTGTGACGATGAAACAATGCCTCCCACATACGCCGTTACCAAGATGATGAAACACATATGGGAGGGTCTCAACAAGTTCGGCATCGAGGCGGACGTTGCAGACACCAACCCCCAACGCTTGAAGGATGCTGGTTTCGTAAACCAGGTTCATGACGTTCAAAAGGTGCCAGTTGGCGAATGGCCCAAGAGAGAAGACCTCAGAATGATCGGCGCGTACTGCAAGGCCGTTATCTACGATGGACTACACGGAATCACTGTTGGACCTCTGACGAGGGGCTTAGGGTGGTCTTCTGAAGAAGTCGAGGTATTCCTGATTGATGTGCGGAAGGATCTCCTTAACACGTCTATCCACTCGTACGTGTTTTATCATAGTCTTGCGGGCCAGAAGCCTCTGAAAGACTGA
- a CDS encoding Putative transcription factor Opi1, whose product MDLSQSMSRSQSQNHMLHGPAPRDRQLPPSSSSVALHSHTHHHVRPLPPAAAAAGTAVPSTSRTGTTATVVATATATAAASACASAPASTNISSIPGKHVLSHARFDPTHISSQLPSYATAPSYTHTQSHDPNLLSFPDAPTTELAPILPAAKHTDNGGHNLPSLSSVTGPPPPRFPPITSSQPIEQQQQQQHRRQQQQQPPLPPPTSPQHQQQRQQQQSLTKQTQPHPPSLVRSKTTTVPVTHWPSLNPLTTYYTPSHAQSADSPARMDLDVSSNAAMSAASPDRFYEGRAASVSLDDPDVRMAAEALGDLRADFINSPPARHTPLPRASPSVSITSNPQTNSEEPLFSLLTTSHPLLATTIEGATSAYNNSKNFSPRFKSSAEYVEGYLTPIANTVGTVGRKTGVEGGVRWFLGAGRRHQSTDLEAADGGSHKRRKVDTGEDLARLMIDAQSNVMPDVDSPRDPYVFKHDRRLSRASTIDTLPAYDDYRSPAYTENEKSERPTSSNAAWQSRLIMSTSGLSVAMSEESLRSLKYCLRWLRWANEHIGGVINNLKSTLEQYEKTGDSQQAQEPEVSSDGDHVMIDGQPDSISEQDRTMLAARIASLKGDVLKTLRDVIETVSKYAGGALPDNARTLVRRHLTTLPQRFRYASMVEQQQGEKTGEQAREEAMREGAHRVLVLAKEGLDMMAQVSGVLDGTIVSAEEWCERLGKKKRDQREAVLPQSQPQEVDVKIAPA is encoded by the exons ATGGATTTGAGCCAGAGCATGAGCCGGAGCCAGAGCCAAAATCACATGCTGCACGGGCCTGCGCCTCGAGACCGCCAGCtgccgccatcttcctcgtccgtcgCCCTCCACTCCCACACGCACCACCACGTCCGCCCActccctcccgccgccgctgctgctggtacCGCTGTCCCTTCGACTAGTCGTACAGGTACAACTGCTACCGTTGTGGCTACTGCtactgctactgctgctgcttcggCCTGTGCATCTGCGCCTGCTTCCACCAACATCTCCTCCATACCCGGCAAGCACGTCCTCTCCCACGCTCGCTTTGATCCAACACACATTTCGTCCCAGCTGCCATCATATGCTACTGCCCCGAGCTACACGCATACTCAGTCCCACGATCCCAACTTACTGAGTTTTCCCGACGCCCCGACTACCGAGCTTGCACCCATCCTTCCTGCCGCCAAACACACTGATAACGGGGGTCACAACCTTCCATCCCTCTCTTCTGTTACGGGTCCTCCACCCCCGCGATTCCCTCCCATCACCTCTTCGCAACCCATCgaacagcaacaacaacaacaacaccgaagacaacagcaacaacagccaCCACTCCCTCCTCCAACGTCGCCTCAACATCAGCagcaacgacagcagcaacaaaGTCTAACAAAACAAACACAGCCCCATCCACCCTCATTGGTTCGATCCAAGACGACAACGGTACCCGTCACCCACTGGCCGAGCCTCAACCCCCTGACGACATATTACACCCCTAGTCATGCCCAGTCCGCCGACTCTCCTGCGAGAATGGACCTCGACGTAAGCAGCAATGCCGCCATGAGCGCAGCTTCGCCAGACCGTTTTTACGAAGGAAGGGCCGCCAGCGTCAGCCTGGATGACCCAGACGTCCGCATGGCCGCAGAAGCCCTGGGGGACTTGCGAGCCG ATTTCATCAACTCCCCACCGGCCCGCCACACCCCACTCCCAAGGGCGTCACCGTCCGTGTCCATCACCTCAAATCCGCAAACCAATTCCGAGGAGCCTCTGTTCTCGCTACTCACCACCTCCCATCCCCTGCTAGCGACAACGATTGAAGGGGCCACATCGGCTTACAACAACTCCAAGAACTTTTCCCCGCGTTTCAAGTCGAGCGCCGAGTATGTCGAGGGTTATTTGACACCCATCGCCAACACCGTCGGTACTGTGGGACGCAAGACCGGCGTCGAAGGTGGTGTTCGCTGGTTTTTGGGTGCCGGGCGACGACATCAGTCCACTGACTTGGAGGCTGCCGATGGAGGCTCCCACAAGCGCCGCAAGGTTGATACCGGAGAAGACCTTGCCAGACTCATGATTGATGCGCAAAGCAATGTCATGCCCGATGTCGACTCTCCCCGCGACCCCTACGTTTTCAAACACGACCGCCGGCTGTCGAGGGCAAGCACAATCGACACCTTGCCCGCATACGACGATTACCGTTCCCCGGCCTATACCGAAAATGAAAAGTCCGAGAGGCCTACTTCGTCCAACGCCGCTTGGCAATCTCGCCTAATCATGTCGACCTCTGGGCTCAGCGTCGCTATGAGTGAAGAGAGCCTGAGGAGCTTGAAGTACTGCCTGAGGTGGTTGCGCTGGGCCAACGAGCATATTGGCGGAGTCATCAACAACCTCAAGTCCACCCTTGAGCAGTATGAAAAGACTGGCGACTCTCAGCAAGCCCAAGAACCAGAGGtcagcagcgacggcgaccacgTCATGATCGATGGCCAACCCGACTCTATATCGGAACAGGACCGGACCATGTTGGCAGCCAGGATTGCGTCACTTAAAGGTGATGTCCTTAAGACATTGCGGGACGTCATCGAGACCGTCTCCAAGtacgccggcggcgccctcccCGACAATGCCCGTACTCTGGTCCGCCGTCACTTGACCACCCTCCCCCAACGCTTCCGCTACGCAAGCAtggtcgagcagcagcaaggcgAGAAGACCGGCGAGCAAGcccgcgaggaggccatgcGTGAGGGCGCTCatcgcgtcctcgtccttgccAAGGAGGGGCTCGACATGATGGCGCAGGTCAGTGGCGTTCTCGACGGCACTATTGTCAGCGCCGAGGAGTGGTGTGAGAGGCTtggcaagaagaagcgggACCAACGCGAGGCCGTCCTTCCGCAATCACAGCCTCAAGAAGTCGACGTCAAGATTGCGCCGGCTTAA
- a CDS encoding Putative clathrin adaptor, mu subunit, Longin-like domain superfamily, AP complex, mu/sigma subunit: MASAVFFLDLKGKTLLARNYRGDIPMSAVEKFPVLLSEAEEESSAVPPCFSHEGINYLYIRHNNLYLLALTKRNTNAAEILLFLHKIVEVFTEYFKALEEESIRDNFVIIYELLDEMMDFGYPQTTESKILQEYITQESHKLEIQARPPIAVTNAVSWRSEGIRYRKNEVFLDVVESLNLLVSANGNVLRSEILGAIKMKCYLSGMPELRLGLNDKVMFETTGRTTRGKAIEMEDVKFHQCVRLSRFENDRTISFIPPDGEFELMSYRLNTQVKPLIWVECVVESHSGSRIEYMLKAKAQFKRRSTANNVEIIVPVPDDADTPRFRTNIGAVHYAPEQSAIVWKIKQFGGNKEFMMRAELGLPSVRGDDEHGGGMTGGFGGSMGGVGAPGKGAKRPIQVKFEIPYFTTSGIQVRYLKITEPKLQYPSLPWVRYITQSGDIAVRLPDAV, translated from the exons ATGGCGTCCGCCGTTTTCTTCCTCGACTTGAAGGGCAAG ACCCTGCTTGCCCGCAACTACCGCGGTGACATCCCAATGTCGGCCGTCGAGAAGTTCCCCGTCCTCCTAAgcgaagcagaagaagaatcATCCGCCGTTCCTCCGTGCTTCTCACACGAGGGTATCAAC TACCTCTACATCCGACACAACAACCTCTACCTTCTCGCCCTGACAAAACGAaacaccaacgccgccgagatcctccTTTTCCTGCACAAAATCGTTGAAGTCTTCACGGAATACttcaaggccctcgaggaagaATCCATCCGCGACAACTTTGTCATCATCtacgagcttctcgacgagatgatggactTTGGCTACCCGCAGACCACCGAATCCAAGATCCTCCAAGAGTACATCACCCAGGAGTCCCACAAGCTCGAGATCCAGGCTCGGCCGcccatcgccgtcaccaaCGCCGTCTCCTGGCGCTCCGAGGGCATCCGATACCGCAAAAACGAGGTCTTCCTCGATGTCGTTGAGAGCCTAAACCTACTCGTCAGCGCCAACGGCAACGTCCTGCGCAGTGAGATCCTCGGTGCGATCAAGATGAAGTGCTATCTCAGCGGCATGCCCGAGCTGCGCCTCGGCCTCAATGACAAGGTTATGTTCGAGACGACTGGCCGTACCACCCgcggcaaggccatcgagatgGAGGATGTCAAGTTTCACCAGTGCGTGCGCCTGTCGCGCTTCGAGAACGACCGCACCATCTCCTTTATCCCGCCCGACGGCGAGTTCGAGCTCATGAGCTACCGTCTCAACACACAGGTCAAGCCCCTTATCTGGGTCGAGTGCGTCGTCGAGAGCCACAGCGGGTCGCGCATCGAGTACAtgctcaaggccaaggcccaGTTCAAGCGGAGGAGTACGGCCAACAACGTCGAAATCATCGTGCCCGTCcctgacgacgccgacactCCGCGCTTCCGCACCAACATTGGCGCCGTCCACTACGCCCCTGAACAGAGCGCCATCGTGTGGAAGATCAAGCAGTTTGGTGGCAACAAGGAGTTCATGATGAGGGCGGAGCTGGGTCTTCCTTCGGTACGGGGCGATGACGAGCACGGTGGCGGTATGActggcggcttcggcggaAGCATGGGTGGCGTCGGCGCGCCGGGCAAGGGCGCCAAGAGGCCGATTCAGGTCAAGTTCGAGATCCCCTATTTCACGACAAGTGGTATCCAGGTGAGGTATCTCAAGATTACAGAGCCAAAA CTGCAATACCCCTCACTGCCTTGGGTCAGATACATCACCCAGTCGGGAGACATAGCAGTGAGACTGCCCGATGCGGTATGA
- a CDS encoding Putative SET domain, rubisco LSMT, substrate-binding domain, SET domain superfamily, whose amino-acid sequence MDAAGDFNSASQQFLSWFRSLQGATFHDDIQIVDLRGQNAGRGIIATKDIAPETILFTIPRKSIINTETSELPKKIPQVFTGNDGDDEDMENEPLDSWGSLILVMIYEYLQGDASPWKPYFEVLPDKFDTLMFWESSDLEWLRGSAVLSKIGKDEADEMFRSRILSVISANPTIFFPQGVAQPSETELLQLAHRMGSIIMAYAFDLENEEEPEEENEEWVEDRDGKTMLGMVPMADILNADAEFNAHVNHGEDDLSVVALRPIKAGEEILNYYGPHPNSELLRRYGYVTPKHSRYDVVEIPWELVQSILTEQLRLTDDVWKQLAEHVDPEDFEDVFVLERDSGEPDSEGRLTTPAKVQEVSAELEEQLKAVLKAIKKVRGDLIPDKRKRDEVYQHVVAAALQKLLAQYPTTAEEDETLLASGNLTSRQRMAVEVRLGEKRLLKEALQMEGSGHGNTVEEIHDEGQERSSKRARTAQ is encoded by the exons ATGGATGCAGCCGGCGATTTCAACTCGGCCTCGCAGCAGTTCCTCTCCTGGTTCCGATCTCTACAAGGCGCCACATTCCATGACGACATTCAAATTGTCGACCTGAGAGGCCAGAATGCTGGACGTGGCATCA TTGCCACAAAGGACATTGCCCCTGAGACAATCCTTTTCACCATCCCGAGAAAAAGCATCATTAACACCGAGACATCCGAGCTGCCCAAGAAGATCCCCCAAGTTTTCACTGGaaacgacggcgacgatgaggacaTGGAGAATGAGCCTCTTGACTCGTGGGGTTCCCTCATCCTGGTCATGATCTACGAGTATCTTCAGGGCGATGCCTCCCCTTGGAAGCCGTACTTTGAGGTCCTACCCGACAAGTTTGACACCCTTATGTTCTGGGAGTCTTCCGATCTTGAGTGGCTCAGGGGAAGCGCGGTTCTGTCAAAGATTGGCAaggacgaggcggacgagatGTTCCGCTCGCGGATTCTGTCCGTTATCTCAGCCAACCCGaccatcttcttccctcAAGGTGTGGCACAGCCGAGCGAGAcagagctgctgcagctAGCTCACCGGATGGGAAGTATCATCATGGCATACGCCTTTGATCTGGAGAACGAGGAGGAGCCTGAGGAAGAGAATGAAGAATGGGTCGAGGACCGCGACGGCAAGACGATGCTGGGCATGGTGCCGATGGCCGATATCCTAAatgccgatgccgagttCAAT GCACACGTCAACCACGGAGAGGACGACCTCAGCGTCGTCGCGCTCCGACCCATCAAGGCCGGAGAGGAAATTCTCAACTACTATGGTCCTCACCCCAACTCAGAACTGCTTAGAAGATATGGCTACGTCACCCCCAAGCACTCTCGCTACGACGTGGTTGAGATTCCGTGGGAACTCGTCCAGTCCATCCTGACCGAGCAGCTAAGGCTGACCGACGACGTCTGGAAGCAGTTG GCAGAGCACGTGGACCCCGAAGATTTCGAGGACGTCTTCGTCCTGGAGCGCGACTCCGGCGAGCCGGACTCAGAAGGCCGTCTCACGACGCCCGCAAAGGTCCAGGAGGTATCCGCAGAGCTGGAAGAGCAGTTGAAGGCTGTCCTGAAGGCGATCAAGAAGGTCCGCGGCGACCTCATCCCCGACAAGAGGAAGCGCGACGAGGTCTATCAGCACGTTGTGGCTGCTGCGCTGCAGAAGCTATTGGCGCAGTACCCGACAacagcagaagaagacgagacTCTGCTGGCATCCGGCAATCTGACTTCTCGCCAGAGGATGGCCGTCGAGGTTAGACTCGGCGAGAAGCGCTTACTCAAGGAAGCGCTCCAGATGGAGGGTTCTGGCCACGGAAATACGGTGGAAGAGATCCACGACGAGGGCCAAGAGAGATCGTCCAAGAGGGCGCGCACAGCACAGTGA